A window from Peromyscus eremicus chromosome 1, PerEre_H2_v1, whole genome shotgun sequence encodes these proteins:
- the C1H9orf40 gene encoding uncharacterized protein C9orf40 homolog, with protein MAKRRAAEPLTFRVPWKRLLLSDFPEEPPLWVPPSGSVRPRKRQGDAGTMAEPAAAPRKRRGGGDGGQERQGRGLEPGEPPPGEQEEPRVSRASGGSGDGAGSAGSAADGAHVQPSEEFWQYNTFQYWRNPLPPIDVAALEDVIADSLTETLQDKNEVVEIDMES; from the exons ATGGCCAAGCGGCGTGCGGCTGAGCCGCTCACGTTCCGCGTGCCTTGGAAGCGGCTCTTGCTCAGCGACTTCCCCGAGGAGCCGCCGCTCTGGGTCCCGCCGTCTGGGTCGGTTCGGCCCCGCAAACGCCAGGGGGACGCGGGGACCATGGCGGAGCCGGCGGCTGCGCCCCGCAAACGACGCGGGGGCGGGGACGGCGGCCAGGAGCGGCAGGGCCGCGGCCTGGAGCCGGGAGAGCCACCTCCGGGCGAGCAGGAGGAACCCCGGGTCAGCCGAGCTTCGGGCGGCAGCGGCGACGGGGCGGGGAGCGCGGGCAGCGCAGCCGACGGGGCGCACGTCCAG CCCAGTGAAGAGTTTTGGCAGTATAATACATTCCAGTACTGGAGAAACCCTCTACCACCTATTGATGTAGCCGCTCTTGAAGATGTGATTGCAGACAGCCTGACGGAAACGCTTCAGGACAAGAATGAAGTAGTTGAGATTGACATGGAGTCCTGA